Proteins encoded in a region of the Stieleria neptunia genome:
- a CDS encoding dockerin type I domain-containing protein yields MEDRRLLAGDLPFGATPIDNGEFLLGTVTVTPVFFESDGSIDAETQNWTESEIDETLAKIRDSVDWWSDLLATQTSVHTLDFVIDDRYARDPVETGYEPIDNDSNVFKRYVGNWLTDLGYGDAPSIERAVSLFNDSQRQTHQTDWAFTMFVVDSSDDENGLFENGGFIGAFAYPGGLFMVVPSGRPVSTFSHEMGHIFWARDEYPGAGSWTDQRGYYNAQNLNASDNPTPGFVQQDSIMRGGVVTTRAYDNLVSPASTLAMIGWRDSDGDGIFDLADVPLVLDAVGSFDVQSGVYSIRGSATVDTLANQNSAGTQSDITLARVSELQYRLDDGPWQTALAPDATHAEFDLEIELSSPFNQISWRAIDTQTGITSDVLGGDLLTPVWSGIGGGFAYLDQNQNGQRDFDEPLVDGTQFTVRRDDGSDLFTRSFQAANSPDGVVTPAGELTLSSLGSQVDGRVATLAAISDEQAGRVLHHYETQSDQWSDTWNSDQRLQVAFSGSTGRVEIDFTALDTGTYGLESGSYARVEAYDSQGNRIDRVTSPLVPAGTRDTLVIEDSLGRISRVVVYGHAETEILISGIQIGQAALVSADDNGAFSVDGLPDGHYSVELATPNLIYQFPSEPVVFEINAGTVAPLAIAAQRVDSPRYNHSLPGDVNGDQQITARDALAVINDLERLGNRVLAADETSGFHIDVNNDGRVSAIDALRVINLLERAVFSEGESFSENSASPASISAANQTAVATPSPRPAQPLSAPAVDQVFSPENPQLASHQDNSLNREDPEMLNCAGQRTSDQSLSDARSDRPTGADVQWPVETRANTGFERPLMGFLLRDGEIESGFAGPPSSEQLF; encoded by the coding sequence GTGGAAGACCGTCGGTTGCTGGCCGGCGACTTGCCCTTCGGTGCCACCCCAATCGATAACGGCGAATTTCTGCTCGGCACCGTCACCGTGACCCCCGTTTTTTTTGAAAGCGACGGGTCGATCGATGCCGAAACCCAGAATTGGACCGAATCAGAAATCGACGAGACGCTGGCCAAGATTCGCGACAGCGTGGACTGGTGGAGCGATTTACTGGCCACGCAGACGTCGGTCCACACGCTGGATTTCGTCATCGACGACCGCTACGCCCGCGATCCCGTCGAAACCGGTTACGAACCGATCGACAACGACAGCAACGTCTTCAAACGCTACGTCGGCAACTGGCTGACCGATCTGGGCTACGGTGATGCCCCCTCGATCGAACGGGCCGTGTCGCTGTTCAACGACTCCCAGCGGCAAACCCACCAAACCGATTGGGCCTTCACGATGTTTGTCGTCGATTCGTCCGACGATGAAAACGGATTGTTCGAAAACGGCGGCTTCATCGGCGCGTTCGCCTACCCCGGCGGGCTGTTCATGGTGGTCCCCTCGGGGCGTCCGGTTTCCACGTTCTCCCACGAAATGGGACACATTTTCTGGGCCCGAGACGAATACCCGGGGGCCGGCAGTTGGACCGACCAGCGGGGCTACTACAACGCACAGAATCTGAACGCATCGGACAATCCGACACCGGGATTTGTCCAGCAAGACAGCATCATGCGCGGCGGCGTGGTCACCACGCGGGCGTATGACAACCTGGTTTCCCCGGCATCCACCCTGGCCATGATCGGCTGGCGCGACAGCGACGGGGACGGCATCTTTGATCTCGCCGACGTGCCGCTTGTGTTGGACGCGGTCGGCTCCTTTGATGTCCAGTCGGGGGTCTATTCGATCCGCGGATCGGCGACCGTCGACACCCTGGCCAACCAAAACTCCGCAGGCACGCAGAGCGACATCACGCTCGCCCGCGTCAGCGAATTGCAATACCGACTCGACGACGGCCCTTGGCAAACCGCCCTCGCACCCGATGCGACCCACGCCGAATTTGATTTGGAAATCGAGCTTTCCAGCCCCTTCAACCAGATCTCCTGGCGGGCCATCGATACCCAGACCGGGATCACCAGCGACGTGCTCGGCGGTGACCTGCTGACGCCGGTCTGGTCCGGGATCGGCGGCGGTTTTGCCTACCTTGATCAAAACCAAAACGGACAACGCGACTTCGACGAGCCGCTGGTCGATGGCACCCAGTTCACGGTGCGTCGCGACGATGGCAGCGATCTGTTCACCCGCTCGTTCCAGGCGGCGAACTCGCCCGATGGGGTGGTCACACCCGCCGGCGAGTTGACGCTGTCCAGTTTGGGCAGCCAGGTCGACGGCCGTGTGGCGACCTTGGCAGCGATCAGCGACGAACAGGCCGGCCGCGTCCTCCACCACTACGAGACCCAGTCCGACCAATGGAGCGACACCTGGAACTCCGACCAACGACTGCAAGTCGCCTTCTCGGGCTCGACCGGGCGGGTTGAAATCGATTTCACCGCCCTGGACACCGGCACCTATGGACTCGAAAGCGGCAGCTACGCGCGTGTCGAGGCCTACGACTCCCAAGGCAATCGCATCGATCGGGTCACCAGCCCCCTGGTGCCGGCCGGCACCAGGGACACACTCGTCATCGAAGACTCCCTAGGCCGGATCTCGCGAGTCGTCGTGTACGGACACGCGGAAACCGAAATCTTGATTTCCGGCATCCAGATCGGCCAAGCCGCACTGGTCTCGGCCGACGACAACGGTGCCTTCTCCGTGGACGGTTTACCCGACGGCCACTACTCCGTCGAACTGGCCACGCCGAACCTGATTTATCAGTTCCCCTCTGAACCGGTCGTCTTTGAAATCAACGCCGGAACAGTCGCCCCCCTAGCCATCGCCGCCCAGCGCGTCGACAGCCCACGCTACAACCACTCGCTGCCGGGCGACGTCAATGGCGATCAACAGATCACCGCGCGCGACGCGCTGGCGGTCATCAACGACCTGGAACGACTGGGAAATCGAGTCCTCGCCGCCGACGAAACCTCCGGCTTTCACATCGACGTCAACAACGACGGACGTGTCTCCGCGATCGATGCGTTACGCGTGATCAATCTGCTCGAACGGGCCGTTTTCAGTGAGGGTGAATCATTTTCTGAAAACTCGGCATCCCCAGCCTCGATATCCGCTGCAAACCAAACCGCCGTCGCAACCCCATCACCTCGACCCGCCCAACCGCTCTCTGCACCCGCCGTGGACCAGGTTTTCAGCCCCGAAAATCCGCAGCTCGCGTCCCACCAGGACAACAGTCTAAATCGTGAAGATCCGGAAATGTTGAACTGTGCGGGCCAACGGACATCCGACCAAAGTCTCAGCGACGCGCGATCCGATAGACCCACCGGGGCAGATGTTCAGTGGCCCGTTGAAACCCGGGCAAACACGGGTTTTGAGCGTCCATTGATGGGTTTTTTGCTTCGCGACGGCGAGATTGAGAGTGGTTTCGCGGGACCCCCTTCATCGGAACAACTGTTTTGA
- a CDS encoding cadherin-like domain-containing protein has protein sequence MKSLRQLLRRRLHSSSVERPQKRRATKHQHGGEMTRRLSTQTLEQRQLLAGDLQVAHNYWNGYDVNQDLQISPSDALSVINYLATSQANGEQVGGGTVEEFAGRKVDVNADGNVTPSDALSVINALARGEQLGELVEFLLSARDEDDNLLPTSNGVVQAPGVGIDNSFYLEVAYDDLRTFGDDKGAFTVFPDLGVSQGGILQPVLRETQQIIIGEEIRSTVSGSVTIGREGTTDTVDISIGDIQGGFSTALAGALVNTFGLTADDFEISEPTALKGENGQDLGFEIFYKADAFGNVDIADLTFTPNFDNTVPFTFREFAPFEADGVTPNSSAVRFNLDLRSRTLPNNQEFYNFINRGSFDEAVGFTDIGGGGGVFTDGVRAATGGTMPDVVDVFRIEVFLDTELSDSGPLIIDVNPGEGVDPLTLYGSNDVVTEDLILIDDDARVTISTGAVAINNPPTVSPVPLEITVSEDDSNSSPSLLTGASDVDGDTLSVSGFTFTGGDQTGVTLVGNTISITPSSYNSLMVNASEVVTATYNIIDGNGGSVGQTLSLTINGANDAPDAGADLTATNDEFDPQFDIDLLQNASDPDGDTLSISSITQVGSDDTSGVTPDQANNQITVNPAAYAYLEQGESVTVTYQFEVSDGNGGTDTATVAVTINGDTPNRAPVASGPVNLAVSEDDADTSLDLRTNVTDQDPEDTLSVDAATIVTTGDTSGITVNGNFLNITPSAYNSLAATDTEVVTYTYDVIDGEGGSVEQTATITIAGANDAPVVTAAVTSTVTEDDASTDVDLLDGASDPDNGDTVSVENGSLVRQSGDDSGISANGTSGLTIDPSAYNSLAAGESEVIIYDYNLTDGNGGTISQSATITITGVNDAPSVGQPLTLTVSEDDAAQSIDLLSGATDPDTNDTLIAESLSFSRDASAFTLVNDNTLTFDPNFFNGLGATEDAEVIVNYDVADGNGGTAAQTVTVTVTGVNDAPVVSGAIDETFSEDAGTQALSLLLGASDADTNDVLTVENVSVTGDDSGITRTGADLSINTAAYDSLEEGESVQIVFTYEVTDGTATVNQTATVTITGGADIPIPGPDISIELDENDPSQFVDLLQGSTDPNNDPLSVIEASIRSGDASGVTIDAANNRLVVDPSAYADLEDGETEVIIVDYRVSDDNGNSAPRVATVTIIGQTLVPSSISGQLFIDHLENRDAVRGGASPIYNGVKDDDEKALTGVTIRLIEVTSSGEMQIASVLTDMQGAYSFTGVLPGTYIVEYDIPDSVHHSGSTRGQVVISEAGGEAASGPALNATGLIGVQQRLDLLAKSYIDAGIIDTSNLPEGLAGGSVQLNADGSMQMLVAGEGFDPEFAELVLNEARDAALLTIIDSADGKVKSARLTLDQFVVTSDGKGVRFFGSVNDFDFVETSEDLVQEEFDDYRNAIDRAMASGF, from the coding sequence ATGAAAAGCCTGCGTCAGTTGCTCCGCCGCCGTTTGCACTCCTCCAGTGTGGAACGCCCCCAGAAGCGTCGAGCCACCAAGCATCAACACGGCGGCGAAATGACACGACGGCTGAGCACTCAAACCCTGGAACAGCGTCAGCTACTCGCAGGTGACTTGCAAGTCGCCCACAACTATTGGAACGGCTACGACGTCAACCAGGACCTTCAGATCTCGCCCAGCGATGCGTTGAGCGTGATCAACTACTTGGCGACCTCGCAAGCCAACGGCGAGCAGGTGGGGGGCGGCACGGTAGAAGAATTTGCCGGCCGGAAAGTGGACGTCAACGCCGACGGCAACGTGACCCCCAGCGACGCGTTGAGCGTGATCAACGCGTTGGCTCGCGGCGAGCAGTTGGGTGAGTTGGTCGAATTCTTGTTGAGCGCCCGCGACGAGGACGACAACTTGTTGCCGACCAGCAACGGCGTCGTCCAAGCGCCCGGCGTCGGGATCGACAATTCGTTCTACTTGGAAGTCGCCTACGACGACCTGCGAACCTTCGGTGATGACAAAGGGGCGTTCACGGTCTTTCCCGATCTAGGCGTCAGCCAAGGCGGCATCTTGCAACCGGTGTTGCGTGAAACGCAACAGATCATCATCGGCGAAGAAATCCGTTCGACAGTCTCCGGCTCGGTGACCATCGGCCGTGAAGGCACCACCGACACCGTTGACATCAGCATTGGTGACATCCAAGGCGGCTTTTCCACGGCACTGGCGGGCGCGTTGGTCAACACCTTCGGGTTGACCGCCGACGATTTTGAAATCAGCGAACCGACCGCGCTCAAGGGCGAAAACGGACAGGACCTGGGTTTCGAGATCTTTTACAAAGCAGACGCCTTCGGCAACGTCGACATTGCCGACCTGACGTTCACCCCCAACTTTGACAACACGGTCCCATTTACCTTCCGCGAATTCGCACCGTTTGAGGCCGACGGCGTCACCCCGAATTCCTCCGCGGTCCGCTTCAATCTGGACTTGCGAAGCCGAACGCTGCCCAACAACCAAGAGTTTTACAACTTCATCAATCGCGGCTCGTTTGATGAGGCGGTCGGCTTCACCGACATCGGTGGTGGCGGTGGCGTTTTCACCGATGGAGTGCGAGCGGCCACCGGTGGAACGATGCCGGACGTCGTCGATGTGTTCCGGATCGAGGTCTTCCTGGATACGGAACTGTCCGATTCCGGCCCCTTGATCATCGATGTCAATCCGGGTGAAGGCGTCGACCCGCTGACACTCTACGGCAGCAACGACGTCGTCACCGAAGACTTGATTTTGATCGATGATGACGCCCGCGTGACGATCAGCACCGGTGCCGTTGCGATCAACAACCCGCCCACCGTTTCACCGGTTCCCTTGGAAATCACGGTGTCCGAAGACGACTCCAACTCGTCGCCGAGTCTGTTGACCGGTGCCAGTGATGTCGACGGTGACACGTTGTCGGTCAGTGGCTTCACCTTCACCGGTGGGGATCAAACGGGAGTCACGCTCGTCGGAAACACCATCTCGATCACGCCGTCGAGCTACAACAGCTTGATGGTGAACGCATCGGAGGTGGTCACGGCGACCTACAACATCATCGACGGCAACGGCGGAAGCGTCGGGCAAACACTGTCCTTGACGATCAACGGGGCCAACGACGCGCCGGATGCCGGGGCGGATCTCACGGCGACCAACGACGAGTTTGATCCCCAGTTCGACATCGATCTGCTGCAGAACGCTTCGGACCCCGACGGCGACACGCTCAGCATTTCCAGCATCACTCAAGTCGGCAGCGATGACACCTCCGGCGTCACCCCCGACCAGGCCAACAACCAAATCACCGTCAACCCGGCAGCCTACGCCTATCTTGAGCAGGGCGAAAGCGTCACCGTGACGTATCAATTCGAAGTCTCCGACGGCAACGGCGGGACCGACACGGCGACGGTGGCCGTCACCATCAACGGCGACACGCCCAACCGGGCTCCGGTCGCCAGCGGGCCGGTGAACTTGGCGGTTTCCGAAGACGACGCCGATACCTCGCTGGACCTGCGAACCAACGTCACCGACCAAGACCCCGAAGACACGCTGTCCGTCGACGCCGCGACCATCGTGACGACCGGCGACACATCGGGAATCACCGTCAACGGCAACTTCCTGAACATCACCCCCTCCGCGTACAACTCGCTGGCCGCCACGGACACCGAGGTGGTGACCTACACCTATGACGTCATCGACGGTGAAGGCGGCAGCGTGGAGCAGACCGCAACGATCACCATTGCCGGAGCCAACGATGCCCCCGTGGTCACCGCCGCGGTCACCTCGACGGTCACCGAAGACGACGCCAGCACCGACGTCGACCTGCTCGACGGGGCTTCCGATCCCGACAACGGCGACACCGTCTCGGTCGAAAACGGTTCCCTGGTCCGCCAATCCGGTGATGACAGCGGCATCTCGGCCAACGGTACCAGCGGATTGACGATCGATCCCTCCGCCTACAACAGCCTGGCGGCGGGCGAATCAGAAGTCATCATCTACGACTACAACCTGACCGATGGCAATGGTGGCACGATCTCCCAGTCGGCGACGATCACCATCACCGGTGTCAACGACGCACCCTCGGTCGGTCAACCGCTCACCCTGACCGTCAGCGAAGACGACGCGGCACAGTCCATCGATCTGCTCAGCGGTGCGACCGACCCCGACACCAACGACACCCTGATCGCCGAAAGCCTGTCCTTCAGCAGGGATGCGTCCGCGTTCACCCTGGTCAACGACAACACACTGACGTTTGACCCCAACTTCTTCAACGGACTCGGTGCGACCGAAGACGCTGAAGTCATCGTCAATTACGACGTCGCCGACGGCAACGGTGGCACCGCCGCCCAAACCGTCACGGTCACGGTCACCGGAGTCAACGACGCACCGGTCGTCTCCGGGGCAATCGACGAGACGTTCTCCGAAGATGCCGGCACCCAGGCGCTCTCGCTGTTGCTCGGCGCCAGCGACGCGGACACCAATGACGTGCTGACCGTTGAGAACGTCTCCGTGACCGGCGACGACAGCGGCATCACGCGAACCGGTGCCGACCTGAGCATCAACACCGCCGCCTACGATAGCCTGGAAGAAGGCGAATCGGTCCAAATCGTGTTCACCTACGAGGTCACCGACGGAACCGCGACCGTCAACCAAACGGCGACCGTCACGATCACCGGCGGTGCCGACATCCCGATCCCCGGTCCAGACATCAGCATCGAGCTTGATGAAAACGACCCCAGCCAATTCGTCGATCTCCTCCAGGGTTCGACGGACCCCAACAACGACCCGCTGTCCGTCATCGAAGCCAGCATCCGTAGCGGTGACGCGAGTGGCGTGACCATCGACGCGGCGAACAATCGATTGGTGGTGGATCCGTCCGCCTATGCGGATCTGGAAGACGGCGAAACCGAAGTCATCATCGTCGACTACCGCGTCAGCGATGACAACGGCAACTCGGCCCCGCGTGTGGCGACGGTGACGATCATCGGCCAGACGCTCGTCCCCTCGTCGATCTCCGGCCAGCTGTTCATCGACCACCTCGAAAACCGCGACGCCGTCCGTGGCGGTGCCTCACCGATTTACAACGGGGTCAAAGATGACGACGAAAAAGCCCTCACCGGTGTCACCATTCGACTGATCGAAGTCACTTCGTCGGGCGAAATGCAAATCGCATCGGTACTGACCGACATGCAGGGTGCGTACTCGTTCACCGGCGTGCTGCCGGGAACCTACATCGTTGAATACGATATCCCCGACTCGGTTCATCACAGCGGCAGCACCCGTGGCCAAGTCGTGATCAGCGAAGCCGGCGGTGAAGCGGCATCCGGCCCCGCCCTCAATGCGACCGGCTTGATCGGTGTTCAACAACGTTTGGACTTGCTGGCCAAGTCCTACATCGATGCCGGCATCATCGACACCAGCAACTTGCCCGAAGGCCTTGCCGGTGGATCGGTCCAACTCAACGCCGACGGCAGCATGCAGATGTTGGTCGCCGGTGAAGGCTTCGACCCGGAATTCGCCGAACTCGTGCTCAACGAAGCCCGCGACGCAGCCCTGCTGACGATCATCGATTCGGCTGACGGCAAAGTGAAGTCCGCGCGATTGACACTGGACCAATTCGTCGTCACCAGCGACGGAAAAGGCGTGCGATTCTTCGGCTCGGTGAACGACTTCGATTTCGTCGAAACCAGCGAAGACTTGGTCCAAGAAGAATTCGACGATTATCGCAATGCGATCGACCGTGCGATGGCGTCAGGCTTCTGA
- a CDS encoding VWA domain-containing protein — MPPGPATPIRLAVCRVSCRVRCRSVVWPMTIAVCLAVIAASIPHPSAAADRNEARFRRLLTGRHDEARVAALRSVPSDFQSRLYALPIVADALETLCEDARFDRAMKQGQPELPGGVRLMIDFIGTIDRPEATASLVDLLDCGRLTWAMASIQTLCKHQHHTAIEDVIGLIDSEAFEASYGFRFTLARGLTEMKHPDAWEGLAKLFERVDGQLAHRLDQEFQRVTSEDFEGDEERFQAWRGLVGLTPAAKSPSPDALDKAAEILRQDGKPELPLPQRMGLQPAKSAASYAREKRLKPSHYYGINIYAKRLLFVIDRSGSMKTVVGGHARIQRAKMELITAINGLDEQCQFGILVFDNDVRAWREELVEANETNKRNAIRFVEYLSAGRSTNTYAALRRSLNFDPQLEAVFLLTDGEPTYGQVVNPSAILLDILRRNEVHNVTINTIAIAVEPLMATFLRNLSEPSNGEFREVR, encoded by the coding sequence ATGCCACCCGGTCCAGCGACACCGATTCGCCTCGCCGTGTGTCGCGTCTCCTGTCGGGTCAGGTGTCGGTCCGTCGTCTGGCCGATGACCATCGCGGTTTGCCTGGCGGTGATTGCTGCGTCGATTCCGCATCCATCCGCCGCGGCCGATCGCAACGAAGCCCGCTTTCGTCGCTTGCTGACCGGTCGTCATGACGAAGCCCGTGTCGCGGCGCTGCGGTCGGTCCCGAGCGACTTCCAAAGCCGATTGTACGCGTTGCCGATCGTCGCCGACGCCTTGGAAACGCTTTGCGAAGACGCCCGTTTCGACCGGGCGATGAAACAGGGCCAGCCAGAACTGCCCGGAGGCGTGCGATTGATGATTGATTTCATCGGCACGATCGATCGCCCCGAGGCGACCGCGTCACTCGTCGACTTACTCGACTGCGGTCGTCTGACCTGGGCGATGGCCTCGATCCAAACCCTCTGCAAACACCAACACCACACCGCCATCGAGGACGTCATCGGCCTGATCGATTCCGAAGCCTTTGAGGCCAGCTATGGATTCCGGTTCACGCTCGCACGCGGACTGACGGAGATGAAACATCCCGACGCGTGGGAAGGCCTGGCCAAACTCTTCGAGCGCGTCGATGGACAACTGGCACACCGACTGGACCAGGAATTCCAACGCGTCACGAGCGAAGATTTCGAGGGCGATGAGGAACGCTTCCAGGCCTGGCGAGGTCTGGTCGGATTGACACCCGCAGCGAAGTCTCCCTCGCCGGATGCCTTGGACAAGGCCGCCGAGATCCTTCGCCAAGACGGCAAACCGGAACTGCCGCTACCGCAGCGGATGGGATTGCAGCCGGCCAAATCCGCCGCCTCGTACGCACGCGAAAAACGATTGAAGCCGTCGCACTATTACGGAATCAATATCTATGCCAAGCGATTGCTGTTCGTGATCGATCGCAGCGGCAGCATGAAGACGGTGGTGGGCGGCCATGCCAGAATCCAACGCGCCAAAATGGAATTGATCACCGCGATCAACGGCCTGGACGAACAGTGCCAGTTCGGCATCCTGGTGTTCGACAACGATGTGCGTGCCTGGCGCGAAGAGTTGGTCGAAGCCAACGAGACGAACAAACGCAATGCGATCCGATTTGTCGAGTACTTGTCCGCCGGTCGGAGTACCAACACCTACGCCGCGCTGCGTCGATCGCTCAACTTTGACCCACAACTCGAAGCCGTCTTCCTGTTGACCGACGGCGAGCCGACGTACGGACAAGTCGTCAACCCGTCGGCGATCTTGCTGGACATCCTGCGCCGCAATGAAGTCCACAATGTGACGATCAACACGATCGCGATCGCCGTCGAACCGCTGATGGCGACGTTCTTGAGAAACCTAAGCGAACCCAGCAACGGGGAATTCCGTGAGGTCAGGTGA